Proteins encoded together in one Salvelinus namaycush isolate Seneca chromosome 26, SaNama_1.0, whole genome shotgun sequence window:
- the LOC120021343 gene encoding cofilin-2-like isoform X1, with product MASGVTVTDEVITVFNEMKVRKAQANEDEKKKRKKAVLFCLSEDKKHIVLEAGKEILTGDVGTTIADPYLHFVKMLPADDCRYALYDATYETKETKKEDLVFIFWAPEGAPLKSKMIYASSKDAIKKKFTGIKHEWQVNGLEDIKDRRTLAEKLGGSSVVTLEGGPV from the exons ATG GCCTCTGGGGTGACAGTGACTGATGAAGTTATTACAGTCTTCAATGAGATGAAGGTCCGTAAGGCCCAGGCGAATGAGgatgagaagaagaagaggaagaaggcaGTGCTGTTCTGTCTGAGCGAGGACAAGAAGCACATTGTCCTTGAAGCAGGTAAAGAGATTCTGACCGGTGATGTGGGTACCACCATCGCAGACCCTTACCTGCACTTTGTCAAAATGCTGCCTGCAGATGACTGTCGCTACGCCCTCTATGACGCAACCTATGAGACCAAGGAGACCAAGAAGGAGGACCTTGTCTTCATCTTCTG GGCCCCAGAAGGTGCTCCACTGAAGAGCAAAATGATCTATGCCAGCTCAAAGGATGCCATTAAGAAGAAATTCACAG GTATCAAGCATGAATGGCAAGTTAATGGTTTGGAGGACATCAAAGATCGGCGCACTTTAGCAGAGAAGCTTGGAGGCTCATCAGTGGTCACCCTTGAAGGTGGGCCTGTATAA
- the LOC120021343 gene encoding cofilin-2-like isoform X2 — protein sequence MASGVTVTDEVITVFNEMKVRKAQANEDEKKKRKKAVLFCLSEDKKHIVLEADDCRYALYDATYETKETKKEDLVFIFWAPEGAPLKSKMIYASSKDAIKKKFTGIKHEWQVNGLEDIKDRRTLAEKLGGSSVVTLEGGPV from the exons ATG GCCTCTGGGGTGACAGTGACTGATGAAGTTATTACAGTCTTCAATGAGATGAAGGTCCGTAAGGCCCAGGCGAATGAGgatgagaagaagaagaggaagaaggcaGTGCTGTTCTGTCTGAGCGAGGACAAGAAGCACATTGTCCTTGAAGCAG ATGACTGTCGCTACGCCCTCTATGACGCAACCTATGAGACCAAGGAGACCAAGAAGGAGGACCTTGTCTTCATCTTCTG GGCCCCAGAAGGTGCTCCACTGAAGAGCAAAATGATCTATGCCAGCTCAAAGGATGCCATTAAGAAGAAATTCACAG GTATCAAGCATGAATGGCAAGTTAATGGTTTGGAGGACATCAAAGATCGGCGCACTTTAGCAGAGAAGCTTGGAGGCTCATCAGTGGTCACCCTTGAAGGTGGGCCTGTATAA